From the genome of Sphingobacterium kitahiroshimense, one region includes:
- a CDS encoding nuclear transport factor 2 family protein has product MSKNVKIVQSYFNAVATGDFDTVGSLFADDIVWHQPGKGVQSGTYTGKAAVFAHLGNFMQWSNGTFAIDDIEYTSDNGNLVAASIHFKAAKGEGTLAMKGVDLLRIEYDKIKEVWLFSERIEVEDDFWNSAAKN; this is encoded by the coding sequence ATGTCAAAAAACGTAAAAATAGTGCAGTCGTATTTTAATGCGGTAGCAACAGGAGACTTTGATACAGTCGGAAGTTTATTTGCAGATGATATTGTATGGCATCAGCCGGGAAAAGGTGTTCAATCTGGAACGTATACCGGAAAAGCTGCGGTGTTTGCTCATTTGGGGAACTTTATGCAATGGAGCAACGGTACCTTTGCTATTGATGATATTGAATATACAAGTGATAATGGAAATCTTGTGGCAGCTTCAATTCATTTCAAAGCAGCAAAAGGTGAGGGGACACTTGCGATGAAAGGTGTCGATCTATTGCGGATCGAATATGACAAAATAAAAGAAGTCTGGCTGTTTTCAGAAAGAATTGAAGTGGAAGATGATTTTTGGAACAGTGCAGCGAAGAATTAA